One Sesamum indicum cultivar Zhongzhi No. 13 linkage group LG14, S_indicum_v1.0, whole genome shotgun sequence genomic window, TTAGACAAATGTAAAGGGTTAAatcatgttattctctgtTAGTTTGAGATTACGACGttcatttacaaaatataggTGAATTACACATGTGGAGAATGAAAAATGGAGGAACTAAATCAAATATAGGTTTTCACAATCATCAATCTAGACATTATTGTGATCTTGCAATCATATTGAAGGATCAAATCTTGATTCTTAACAACAAATAGTGTGAGTTACATGTCAATCTGTGGCCATGCAGTTGACAAGCTCCAAGAATTGTTCAATTCTTTTGGTTTGAGTATTCTTGAGTTAATCTTGAGTGGGTTCGCAGCGATATTTGAATAGCTCGGTTCACTTGACAAGTCTTTATTTTGCAAGATGGCCTAATCTAGGACTAACAGTGCTTGCTGGTTATACGAAACACGAAAAGCCAATTTTCTCCGCTCTCTTAAAGGGGTGAAATTGTTAGATTTGGTgtgaaaatatgaatttatttttgaagaataGTTGGTGTAAAGGAGAATAGATCAAATGTGAAAAGATATTTGTTAATTGGAATGTGTGTTGTAGTCATTATATTAGCAGTAAACTGTGGAACCAAAATCAGATTAGAGGTGCCAATTTAAGGCTGCTATTGCTCGTGCATGTGTCGAGCTTATTCTTGAGGTTAACTGCTTATCcctgaaaatattcaaatgagGCATTGGTTTTGAAATCAAACTCTTTTCTCTTGAAGGGAGACCATTGTTAAGTATTCTGAAGCCGTCTACAATCTGGCCATGGACATAGGTCGGAAGTTGTGCCAGAGTATGGGGCTGGATATGGATTTGTTCAAAGAATGGCCTTGCCAATTCAGAATAAACAAGTATAACTTCACTCCCGAAAGTATAGGGTCGTCTGGAGTTCAAATTCACACGGACTCAGGATTTTTAACCCTACTACAGGACGATGATTGTGTCGGTGGCCTGGAGGTAATGGATGAGAAATCTGGAGAATTCGTTTCTGTTGATCCCTTGCCAGGATCAATTCTTGTGAATTTCGGAGATGTTGCAAAGGTCAGTGACGTTTTCTTTTATACCTTCATTTTTGGTCTCAGAGGCTCTTTGTTTTGTGCATGCATCAGACTCTGATTGCCCCTAACAACACCTCCATTCTCAAGTAGTTGCTAAGCCGAAACCTACTCTCACTTGCCCTCCGAAGTATAGCATACCAGGCCAGAATATGCTTACCTTTTCTTACTGGAGAATGAGAACGTCGGTagtatttggattgatggatTCAGACACAACGAATTCAAATCCGTAACACTTCCTCCAATTCCCAAATACAGTCTCATCGATGTCTATGATGAGACTGATAATGGTTTGCCGCTCTGCGTCTATCATGCCATGACACAAATACAAGTTTTGAAGTATGATATTTGCGTTGACATTTCAATTACTCGGTACAGGTGTGGAGCAATGGAAAATTTTGCAACGTAAGGCACCGAGTACAATGCAAAGAAGCAGCCATAAGAATTTCAATagctttttttgttttgggacCAAAGGAGGCGGCAATAGAAGCGCCTCCGGAGCTAGTGGATA contains:
- the LOC105176871 gene encoding 2-oxoglutarate-dependent dioxygenase DAO-like, whose protein sequence is MSATTPTASIPTIDFQDFPSQSQKLIQTSVKWGCFRLINHSIPAALMAEMKATVRTLLDLPMEIKQRNRDVIAGSGYVAPSNSNPLYEGLGLYYMGSPEAVHEFCSQLEASPSQRETIVKYSEAVYNLAMDIGRKLCQSMGLDMDLFKEWPCQFRINKYNFTPESIGSSGVQIHTDSGFLTLLQDDDCVGGLEVMDEKSGEFVSVDPLPGSILVNFGDVAKVWSNGKFCNVRHRVQCKEAAIRISIAFFVLGPKEAAIEAPPELVDMEQPRLFVPFTYEDYRKLRLSTGLRAGEALALLRRST